The following proteins come from a genomic window of Alosa sapidissima isolate fAloSap1 chromosome 22, fAloSap1.pri, whole genome shotgun sequence:
- the ppp1r3aa gene encoding uncharacterized protein ppp1r3aa isoform X2, producing MSAEEAQFSGASSFTSRLDSSPWLRSVAMKDENKSRGVKGEREEMDGTEKWNSKSLAATAMTGSTDVSEESEPESPPPIVRRKVSFADAFGLDLVSVKEFRSKDQEGKVEDFLCGLDTDEYYLSCLFTPPSPDVLLEKVEEKKVAMAAIELLPGTTTVRGTVRVANLCFQKAVYVRTTFDCWANYFDLLAEYIPGSSTGDTDDFTFRLTMVPPFEPEGLRVEFCLRYETAAGNFWESNNGMNYVLYCRKRDHGGIEEKGTKSVKNKEKETKPKGKRSCLKASGKKIQPEAYAAEAMEEIPDSVSHKAAHKATRKAVDYTDRYASEECLQKTLVDSRRSRRRARIANVKDYFAQKETEAQLGHFGGEKNSHPSLTPEYKEETWSNATATTELLRNEYANTGADKGQVLTYHEIPLQSLSWDRNSVQENITRIPGHQDLCNGAILEHQSETTQNEFDISTQGVHHSVSKNNTINAVEELNSHSQPQSSLDQSGSAVQPAGISELVQVQTETEASVQDIFRPRSSTHVTAASSSSSMEEAQESARHVIGDPECDAQEGNPALSRAGRRSEFECVSRAASLADYELKALEPDDHKALHRLSSPDQSPLTQGSHGLKQVTSQARVRSGEAESEAMSSEEVTAWATLAPAVQPATLPTTAGTAQTAEHKVPQAPARVPPQESAQSSAEITPEAMASMETIRKTAAESTVMALGQIEGEMTAIARVIDANKAHAMEPATTQVPSLLKPQDMIAGVSSGPWEGESKGGCELSVNTMAKVGGGGESQDHVSPTTGETVTFTDADEEVVCERAHPMRPWEEVEEEEEEEMVVKSREGRGEHPFKILNEREESGEAKRDTIGEEEGDSSQEMSRFKEPVSVVFETDRLECTVSNERRRRRDHDVEDWKDEMEKCLGVGREQGSISEPVLYEQFTKATRGHQRIEHQRKSDSEMLSEAFERMLEERCPTGDDSPAPADSVWSGEEEQGNAMLAQGSEELLDVSPNVCIEGGSNDSMPVHSVITLLDEQVTQDPHVPIPTPKQTLCSIQTTLGGRDPFLFHSDETSPVLQVGAATWSTCAISGPLGDGHEIEVVLRHRRSAQPAEHLQSPLEETEIHAQFPGIGASSSSSDVDSPAPLSLWLSGFCSSLGHMSRAALYAVLFAMFFLTAFVCDLPVCLAIYLFSLCWWWCHGERQPLPGSKGVD from the exons ATGTCTGCAGAGGAGGCACAATTCAGTGGGGCCTCCTCTTTCACCTCGCGCCTGGACAGTAGCCCCTGGTTACGGAGTGTGGCCATGAAGGACGAGAACAAAAGCAGAGGggtgaagggggagagagaggagatggatggCACAGAGAAATGGAACTCTAAGTCCCTGGCAGCGACGGCTATGACGGGCTCAACCGATGTCTCTGAGGAGTCAGAGCCAGAGAGCCCCCCGCCGATTGTGCGCAGGAAGGTGTCTTTTGCCGACGCTTTCGGTCTGGACCTGGTGTCCGTCAAGGAGTTCAGAAGTAAAGACCAGGAAGGCAAGGTGGAGGATTTCCTCTGCGGACTGGATACGGACGAGTACTACCTGTCCTGCCTGTTCACTCCACCCTCACCCGACGTCCTTCTGGAGAAGGTGGAGGAAAAGAAAGTGGCGATGGCAGCCATCGAGCTGCTGCCGGGCACCACGACCGTGAGGGGCACCGTGCGCGTGGCCAACCTCTGCTTCCAGAAGGCCGTGTACGTGCGCACCACCTTCGACTGCTGGGCGAACTACTTCGACCTCCTGGCGGAGTACATTCCCGGCTCCAGCACTGGAGATACAGACGACTTCACTTTCAGGCTGACAATGGTACCGCCCTTCGAGCCGGAGGGCCTGCGCGTCGAGTTTTGCCTGCGGTACGAGACGGCCGCCGGAAATTTCTGGGAGAGCAACAATGGTATGAACTATGTGCTGTACTGTCGGAAGCGAGATCACGGGGGCATAGAGGAGAAGGGGACAAAGAGTGTCAAAAACAAAGAGAAGGAGACCAAGCCAAAGGGTAAACGAAGCTGCCTCAAAGCTTCAGG TAAGAAGATCCAGCCTGAAGCTTATGCAGCGGAGGCAATGGAGGAAATCCCAG atTCAGTCTCACACAAAGCAGCACACAAGGCTACCAGGAAAGCAGTGGACTACACAGACAGATATGCTAGTGAAGAATGCCTTCAGAAAACTTTG GTGGATAGTCGCAGGAGTAGGAGAAGAGCCCGCATTGCAAATGTTAAAGACTATTTTGCACAGAAGGAAACGGAAGCCCAATTAGGACACTTTGGTGGTGAGAAAAATAGCCACCCCTCGCTAACCCCCGAGTACAAAGAGGAAACATGGAGCAATGCAACCGCAACCACTGAACTTTTAAGAAATGAATATGCTAACACCGGAGCGGATAAGGGTCAGGTGCTAACTTATCATGAAATACCACTGCAGTCCCTTAGCTGGGACAGAAACAGTGTGCAGGAAAACATTACAAGGATCCCAGGCCACCAGGATCTCTGTAATGGAGCCATCCTAGAACATCAGTCAGAAACTACACAGAATGAGTTTGACATTTCAACCCAGGGAGTGCATCATAGTGTGTCAAAAAACAACACGATAAATGCTGTCGAGGAACTAAACAGCCACTCTCAGCCTCAGTCCTCTCTCGACCAATCAGGTTCAGCTGTGCAGCCTGCAGGCATCAGTGAGCTGGTCCAGgtccagacagagacagaggccaGTGTCCAGGACATATTCCGGCCACGATCCAGCACGCATGTGACTGCGGCATCCAGTAGCAGCAGCATGGAAGAGGCGCAAGAATCTGCTCGTCATGTGATAGGTGATCCGGAGTGTGATGCGCAAGAAGGAAATCCTGCCCTGAGCAGAGCCGGGAGAAGGTCAGAGTTTGAGTGTGTAAGTCGAGCCGCGTCACTGGCAGATTACGAGCTAAAGGCTTTGGAACCAGATGACCACAAGGCCCTTCATCGCCTGTCTAGCCCTGACCAAAGTCCTCTGACCCAAGGCAGTCATGGACTCAAACAAGTCACAAGCCAAGCAAGGGTGAGGTCAGGTGAGGCCGAGTCAGAGGCGATGTCCTCAGAAGAAGTAACGGCATGGGCCACTTTGGCACCAGCAGTACAGCCAGCAACTCTGCCAACTACAGCGGGAACAGCACAGACAGCTGAACACAAAGTGCCACAGGCTCCTGCACGTGTACCACCACAGGAGTCTGCCCAGTCATCAGCAGAAATAACGCCAGAGGCCATGGCAAGCATGGAAACGATAAGAAAGACAGCAGCCGAGTCAACAGTAATGGCACTGGgacagatagagggagaaatGACAGCAATAGCACGGGTGATAGATGCCAATAAGGCACATGCCATGGAACCAGCAACAACACAGGTGCCAAGCCTCTTGAAACCTCAGGATATGATTGCGGGGGTCTCATCTGGTccctgggagggagagagcaagggagggtGTGAGCTGTCAGTAAACACCATGGCAAAGGTCGGTGGAGGAGGTGAAAGTCAAGACCACGTCAGCCCCACCACTGGTGAAACCGTGACATTTACGGACGCCGATGAGGAGGTGGTGTGTGAGCGCGCACATCCCATGAGGCcatgggaggaggtggaggaggaggaggaggaggagatggttgtgaagagcagggagggaagaggagagcatCCTTTCAAAATCCTGAATGAGAGGGAAGAGTCGGGGGAGGCCAAAAGAGATACGatcggagaggaagagggggactCGTCACAGGAAATGTCACGTTTCAAAGAACCTGTGTCAGTTGTATTTGAGACTGACAGACTGGAGTGTACGGTGTCAAAcgagaggcggaggaggagagatCATGATGTGGAGGACTGGAAGGAcgaaatggaaaagtgtttggGAGTCGGGAGAGAGCAGGGATCCATCAGCGAGCCTGTCCTGTACGAACAGTTCACGAAGGCCACCAGAGGCCATCAAAGGATAGAGCACCAGAGGAAGTCCGATTCAGAG ATGCTCAGTGAAGCATTCGAAAGGATGCTGGAGGAGAGGTGTCCGACAGGAGATGACAGCCCTGCACCTGCCGACTCAGTGTGGTCAGGGGAGGAGGAGCAAGGGAATGCCATGTTAGCTCAGGGTAGTGAGGAACTATTGGATGTATCACCCAATGTTTGCATAGAGGGGGGGTCCAATGACAGCATGCCAGTGCATTCTGTTATCACACTACTAGATGAACAGGTGACACAAGATCCACATGTTCCCATTCCTACCCCGAAACAGACTCTTTGTTCAATTCAGACCACACTAGGTGGACGAGATCCCTTTCTGTTTCATTCGGACGAAACCTCACCTGTTCTCCAGGTCGGGGCAGCGACCTGGTCTACATGTGCCATTTCCGGTCCATTAGGTGACGGTCACGAGATAGAGGTGGTGCTAAGGCACCGAAGGTCAGCTCAACCAGCAGAGCACCTCCAGTCACCCCTAGAGGAGACTGAGATCCATGCCCAGTTCCCCGGGATCGGTGCTTCCAGCAGCAGCTCCGATGTGGACAGTCctgcccctctctccctgtggtTAAGTGGGTTTTGCTCCTCCCTGGGTCACATGTCCAGAGCCGCGTTGTATGCTGTTCTGTttgcaatgttctttttaactgcatttgtgtgtgatcTGCCAGTGTGCCTAGCCATCTATTTGTTCTCcttgtgttggtggtggtgtcaTGGAGAAAGACAACCGCTTCCTGGGTCAAAAGGTGTGGATTAA
- the ppp1r3aa gene encoding uncharacterized protein ppp1r3aa isoform X1, with protein MSAEEAQFSGASSFTSRLDSSPWLRSVAMKDENKSRGVKGEREEMDGTEKWNSKSLAATAMTGSTDVSEESEPESPPPIVRRKVSFADAFGLDLVSVKEFRSKDQEGKVEDFLCGLDTDEYYLSCLFTPPSPDVLLEKVEEKKVAMAAIELLPGTTTVRGTVRVANLCFQKAVYVRTTFDCWANYFDLLAEYIPGSSTGDTDDFTFRLTMVPPFEPEGLRVEFCLRYETAAGNFWESNNGMNYVLYCRKRDHGGIEEKGTKSVKNKEKETKPKGKRSCLKASGKKIQPEAYAAEAMEEIPDSVSHKAAHKATRKAVDYTDRYASEECLQKTLVDSRRSRRRARIANVKDYFAQKETEAQLGHFGGEKNSHPSLTPEYKEETWSNATATTELLRNEYANTGADKGQVLTYHEIPLQSLSWDRNSVQENITRIPGHQDLCNGAILEHQSETTQNEFDISTQGVHHSVSKNNTINAVEELNSHSQPQSSLDQSGSAVQPAGISELVQVQTETEASVQDIFRPRSSTHVTAASSSSSMEEAQESARHVIGDPECDAQEGNPALSRAGRRSEFECVSRAASLADYELKALEPDDHKALHRLSSPDQSPLTQGSHGLKQVTSQARVRSGEAESEAMSSEEVTAWATLAPAVQPATLPTTAGTAQTAEHKVPQAPARVPPQESAQSSAEITPEAMASMETIRKTAAESTVMALGQIEGEMTAIARVIDANKAHAMEPATTQVPSLLKPQDMIAGVSSGPWEGESKGGCELSVNTMAKVGGGGESQDHVSPTTGETVTFTDADEEVVCERAHPMRPWEEVEEEEEEEMVVKSREGRGEHPFKILNEREESGEAKRDTIGEEEGDSSQEMSRFKEPVSVVFETDRLECTVSNERRRRRDHDVEDWKDEMEKCLGVGREQGSISEPVLYEQFTKATRGHQRIEHQRKSDSEMLSEAFERMLEERCPTGDDSSAPALYEQFTKATRGLEIQHQRKSDSEMLSEAFERMLEERCPTGDDSPAPADSVWSGEEEQGNAMLAQGSEELLDVSPNVCIEGGSNDSMPVHSVITLLDEQVTQDPHVPIPTPKQTLCSIQTTLGGRDPFLFHSDETSPVLQVGAATWSTCAISGPLGDGHEIEVVLRHRRSAQPAEHLQSPLEETEIHAQFPGIGASSSSSDVDSPAPLSLWLSGFCSSLGHMSRAALYAVLFAMFFLTAFVCDLPVCLAIYLFSLCWWWCHGERQPLPGSKGVD; from the exons ATGTCTGCAGAGGAGGCACAATTCAGTGGGGCCTCCTCTTTCACCTCGCGCCTGGACAGTAGCCCCTGGTTACGGAGTGTGGCCATGAAGGACGAGAACAAAAGCAGAGGggtgaagggggagagagaggagatggatggCACAGAGAAATGGAACTCTAAGTCCCTGGCAGCGACGGCTATGACGGGCTCAACCGATGTCTCTGAGGAGTCAGAGCCAGAGAGCCCCCCGCCGATTGTGCGCAGGAAGGTGTCTTTTGCCGACGCTTTCGGTCTGGACCTGGTGTCCGTCAAGGAGTTCAGAAGTAAAGACCAGGAAGGCAAGGTGGAGGATTTCCTCTGCGGACTGGATACGGACGAGTACTACCTGTCCTGCCTGTTCACTCCACCCTCACCCGACGTCCTTCTGGAGAAGGTGGAGGAAAAGAAAGTGGCGATGGCAGCCATCGAGCTGCTGCCGGGCACCACGACCGTGAGGGGCACCGTGCGCGTGGCCAACCTCTGCTTCCAGAAGGCCGTGTACGTGCGCACCACCTTCGACTGCTGGGCGAACTACTTCGACCTCCTGGCGGAGTACATTCCCGGCTCCAGCACTGGAGATACAGACGACTTCACTTTCAGGCTGACAATGGTACCGCCCTTCGAGCCGGAGGGCCTGCGCGTCGAGTTTTGCCTGCGGTACGAGACGGCCGCCGGAAATTTCTGGGAGAGCAACAATGGTATGAACTATGTGCTGTACTGTCGGAAGCGAGATCACGGGGGCATAGAGGAGAAGGGGACAAAGAGTGTCAAAAACAAAGAGAAGGAGACCAAGCCAAAGGGTAAACGAAGCTGCCTCAAAGCTTCAGG TAAGAAGATCCAGCCTGAAGCTTATGCAGCGGAGGCAATGGAGGAAATCCCAG atTCAGTCTCACACAAAGCAGCACACAAGGCTACCAGGAAAGCAGTGGACTACACAGACAGATATGCTAGTGAAGAATGCCTTCAGAAAACTTTG GTGGATAGTCGCAGGAGTAGGAGAAGAGCCCGCATTGCAAATGTTAAAGACTATTTTGCACAGAAGGAAACGGAAGCCCAATTAGGACACTTTGGTGGTGAGAAAAATAGCCACCCCTCGCTAACCCCCGAGTACAAAGAGGAAACATGGAGCAATGCAACCGCAACCACTGAACTTTTAAGAAATGAATATGCTAACACCGGAGCGGATAAGGGTCAGGTGCTAACTTATCATGAAATACCACTGCAGTCCCTTAGCTGGGACAGAAACAGTGTGCAGGAAAACATTACAAGGATCCCAGGCCACCAGGATCTCTGTAATGGAGCCATCCTAGAACATCAGTCAGAAACTACACAGAATGAGTTTGACATTTCAACCCAGGGAGTGCATCATAGTGTGTCAAAAAACAACACGATAAATGCTGTCGAGGAACTAAACAGCCACTCTCAGCCTCAGTCCTCTCTCGACCAATCAGGTTCAGCTGTGCAGCCTGCAGGCATCAGTGAGCTGGTCCAGgtccagacagagacagaggccaGTGTCCAGGACATATTCCGGCCACGATCCAGCACGCATGTGACTGCGGCATCCAGTAGCAGCAGCATGGAAGAGGCGCAAGAATCTGCTCGTCATGTGATAGGTGATCCGGAGTGTGATGCGCAAGAAGGAAATCCTGCCCTGAGCAGAGCCGGGAGAAGGTCAGAGTTTGAGTGTGTAAGTCGAGCCGCGTCACTGGCAGATTACGAGCTAAAGGCTTTGGAACCAGATGACCACAAGGCCCTTCATCGCCTGTCTAGCCCTGACCAAAGTCCTCTGACCCAAGGCAGTCATGGACTCAAACAAGTCACAAGCCAAGCAAGGGTGAGGTCAGGTGAGGCCGAGTCAGAGGCGATGTCCTCAGAAGAAGTAACGGCATGGGCCACTTTGGCACCAGCAGTACAGCCAGCAACTCTGCCAACTACAGCGGGAACAGCACAGACAGCTGAACACAAAGTGCCACAGGCTCCTGCACGTGTACCACCACAGGAGTCTGCCCAGTCATCAGCAGAAATAACGCCAGAGGCCATGGCAAGCATGGAAACGATAAGAAAGACAGCAGCCGAGTCAACAGTAATGGCACTGGgacagatagagggagaaatGACAGCAATAGCACGGGTGATAGATGCCAATAAGGCACATGCCATGGAACCAGCAACAACACAGGTGCCAAGCCTCTTGAAACCTCAGGATATGATTGCGGGGGTCTCATCTGGTccctgggagggagagagcaagggagggtGTGAGCTGTCAGTAAACACCATGGCAAAGGTCGGTGGAGGAGGTGAAAGTCAAGACCACGTCAGCCCCACCACTGGTGAAACCGTGACATTTACGGACGCCGATGAGGAGGTGGTGTGTGAGCGCGCACATCCCATGAGGCcatgggaggaggtggaggaggaggaggaggaggagatggttgtgaagagcagggagggaagaggagagcatCCTTTCAAAATCCTGAATGAGAGGGAAGAGTCGGGGGAGGCCAAAAGAGATACGatcggagaggaagagggggactCGTCACAGGAAATGTCACGTTTCAAAGAACCTGTGTCAGTTGTATTTGAGACTGACAGACTGGAGTGTACGGTGTCAAAcgagaggcggaggaggagagatCATGATGTGGAGGACTGGAAGGAcgaaatggaaaagtgtttggGAGTCGGGAGAGAGCAGGGATCCATCAGCGAGCCTGTCCTGTACGAACAGTTCACGAAGGCCACCAGAGGCCATCAAAGGATAGAGCACCAGAGGAAGTCCGATTCAGAGATGCTCAGTGAAGCATTCGAAAGGATGCTGGAGGAGAGGTGTCCGACAGGAGATGACAGCTCTGCACCTGCCCTGTACGAACAGTTCACGAAGGCCACCAGAGGCCTGGAGATACAGCACCAGAGGAAGTCCGATTCAGAGATGCTCAGTGAAGCATTCGAAAGGATGCTGGAGGAGAGGTGTCCGACAGGAGATGACAGCCCTGCACCTGCCGACTCAGTGTGGTCAGGGGAGGAGGAGCAAGGGAATGCCATGTTAGCTCAGGGTAGTGAGGAACTATTGGATGTATCACCCAATGTTTGCATAGAGGGGGGGTCCAATGACAGCATGCCAGTGCATTCTGTTATCACACTACTAGATGAACAGGTGACACAAGATCCACATGTTCCCATTCCTACCCCGAAACAGACTCTTTGTTCAATTCAGACCACACTAGGTGGACGAGATCCCTTTCTGTTTCATTCGGACGAAACCTCACCTGTTCTCCAGGTCGGGGCAGCGACCTGGTCTACATGTGCCATTTCCGGTCCATTAGGTGACGGTCACGAGATAGAGGTGGTGCTAAGGCACCGAAGGTCAGCTCAACCAGCAGAGCACCTCCAGTCACCCCTAGAGGAGACTGAGATCCATGCCCAGTTCCCCGGGATCGGTGCTTCCAGCAGCAGCTCCGATGTGGACAGTCctgcccctctctccctgtggtTAAGTGGGTTTTGCTCCTCCCTGGGTCACATGTCCAGAGCCGCGTTGTATGCTGTTCTGTttgcaatgttctttttaactgcatttgtgtgtgatcTGCCAGTGTGCCTAGCCATCTATTTGTTCTCcttgtgttggtggtggtgtcaTGGAGAAAGACAACCGCTTCCTGGGTCAAAAGGTGTGGATTAA